The following nucleotide sequence is from Spirochaeta cellobiosiphila DSM 17781.
TCACAATTTCTTTTTTGAGTTTCTCTTCTGCATACATTTTTTTAAGTAACGCATTTTCTCTTTCTAATTCTTTTAATCGCTTAACCATTGAGGTATCCATACCACCATACTTGGATCTCCATCTGTAAAACATAGCAGTACTTACACCGTTATCTCGGCAAATATCTTGTATCGGGATACCGCTTTCAGCCTGTTTAAGCATGGCCATAATTTGACTGTCTGTAAATTTTGATTTTCTCATGTAGAATCTCCATTCATATATTATTTGAATTTTCTACAAATATCGACTCTTAATTTTTGGGGGGATTACAGCCCGACTAGCCTTATTTATCACCACTTTTTTTTGGGGTGCTACTTTTTTGATAACTCAAAATATATTGAACCAAATAACTGCTCTTCAAATAATAATGTATCGCTTTGGTATTGCTACATTATTACTATTACCTTTTGTTAAATTTAAAAAGGTAATTTTTATGATTAAAAAAACCTCTATACTGGGATTTTTAATATTCATTAGTTATTATCTACAAACACTAGGCTTAAAATATACAACAACAGGACGTTCTGGTTTCTTTACCTTTTTATTCGCTATATTTATTCCATTCCTACAATATTTCCTAATTAAAGAAAAAATAAAAAAACATCATTTCATATCTCTAGTTATCGTATTAGTTGGAATGTTGTTCCTCACAAAACCAGGTTATAGTAATATAAATATTGGGGATGTTCTCACTATAATCTGTGCTTTTGCCACTGCCTTGCAAATAGTCTTATTGAATATTTATAGCAGTAAACATGAATCTACAACTCTGGCCTTTAGTCAATTCTTGGTTGTTACTATATTAGCAGGTACAATTAGTATTTATCAAAATGAAGCTATTTTGTTTCCGGTAAAAGACTGGATAGGAATTCTATACTTAGCCGTTCCTGCTACTGCATGGGGAATTTTATCACAAAACCTATATCAAAGGTACATTAGTGCAACTGAAGCAGCTCTTATCTACGCATTAGAACCAATAATAGCCCTATTATTAGGGGTAGTATTTTTAAAAGAATCCTTTGGATTTATTGATTTCATTGGGTTCTTATTTGTTCTATTAGGAGTCATGTATTCAGAATTACCAATAAAGAGTAAAACTAATTGACAGGAATATTCAGAGGGACTAGGTTTTTAATTAAAAAAAGAGGTATCTTTAAGTTCAATAGAGCAACTTAATGGGAGGATATATGAATTTAGCTTCCATACTATGGTTATTATTTGGAATAGTTTTAGTAGGCGCAGAGTTTCTGATACCTGGATTAATAATTATTTTCTTCGCAGGAGGAGCATTTATTCTAGGTCTACTCCTCTTAATATTTCCTTTTTTAGGAGTAACCAACTTAATAGTTGCACAAGTAATCGCTTGGTTAGGAATATCTATTGGTGGATTATTTTTTCTTCGGAGAAAATTCTCTAAAGTATTTAAAGGTGAAGAAATTATTGATGATCATCTACAATATGTTGGTCAAGAAGTTGAAGTCACAGAAAGAATAACCCCCGGTCACAGAGGACGTATTAAATTTCAAGGAACTACCTGGGATGCTCTAAGTAATGGAGAAACCTTTGAAAAAGGATCAGTGGTTCAAATTTTGGAACGTGTCGATCTACATTTTATTGTCACAAAATCATTAACGGAATAAAGCTATATTATATAGCAAATTAATAAAAAGAGGAGAAGTAAATGCAGTTATTTGCAGGGATAATATTTATCCTGTTCATCTTGTATCTATTTACGAGA
It contains:
- a CDS encoding transposase gives rise to the protein MRKSKFTDSQIMAMLKQAESGIPIQDICRDNGVSTAMFYRWRSKYGGMDTSMVKRLKELERENALLKKMYAEEKLKKEIV
- a CDS encoding DMT family transporter — protein: MTTFFWGATFLITQNILNQITALQIIMYRFGIATLLLLPFVKFKKVIFMIKKTSILGFLIFISYYLQTLGLKYTTTGRSGFFTFLFAIFIPFLQYFLIKEKIKKHHFISLVIVLVGMLFLTKPGYSNINIGDVLTIICAFATALQIVLLNIYSSKHESTTLAFSQFLVVTILAGTISIYQNEAILFPVKDWIGILYLAVPATAWGILSQNLYQRYISATEAALIYALEPIIALLLGVVFLKESFGFIDFIGFLFVLLGVMYSELPIKSKTN
- a CDS encoding NfeD family protein — encoded protein: MNLASILWLLFGIVLVGAEFLIPGLIIIFFAGGAFILGLLLLIFPFLGVTNLIVAQVIAWLGISIGGLFFLRRKFSKVFKGEEIIDDHLQYVGQEVEVTERITPGHRGRIKFQGTTWDALSNGETFEKGSVVQILERVDLHFIVTKSLTE